Genomic window (Streptomyces sp. NBC_01431):
GCGACGATCGCCGGGTGGTTGAGCGAGGCGGCCGACTGGGCCTCACGGCGGAACCGGGCCTGGAAGGACGGGTCGCGGGCGAGGTCGGCCCGCAGCGTCTTCACGGCGACGGTGCGGCCGAGCCGGGTGTCGTGCGCGAGGTAGACCTCCGCCATGCCACCACGGCCGAGCACCTGGCCCAGCTCGTACCGGCCGCCGAGGCGACGCGGCTCTTCCATAGCTAATCCAGCCCTCTCCGTCTGTCCCGACCGTACCCATGGGTGGTCCGGCGGTGTGCTGTTCGCGCATACGCTACCGGGCACCGCAAGCCGATCAGCCCGCGACCGCCACCTGATACCGGACCGGTACAGGGCACGTGTGATGTTTCACGTGAAACAGGACGACGTTTCACGTGAAACAGCCCGGATCACTTCTTGCTGTCGAGCACCGCCTTCATCACGTCCTTGGCGATGGGGGCGGCGAGCTTGCCGCCCGCGATGTCGTCACGGGTCGTGTCCGAGCCCTCGATCACCACGGCGACCGCGACCGGGGAGCTGTCGCCGGCCTTGGCGTACGAAATGAACCAGGCGTACGGATTGCCGCTGTTGCCGACGCCGTGCTGGGCGGTACCGGTCTTGCCGCCGACGGTCACGCCGGGAATCTGGGCACTGGTGCCGGTGCCGTCCGAGACCACGAACTCCATCATCTTCTGGAGCTTCTGGGCGTTGGCGGCCGACACCGGCTGGCTCATCTGCTCCGGCTGGGTCTTGGAGAGCACGTCCAGGTTCGGCGCCTGGAGCTGGTCGACCATGTACGGCTTCATCAGCTTGCCGTCATTGGCGACGGAGGCGGCGACCATGGCCATCTGGAGCGGGGTCGCACGGTTGGACGCCTGCCCGATGCCCGCCATCGCGTTCTGCGGGCGGTTGTCCTTCGGGAAGACGCTGGCGTCCGTGCGGACCGGGTTGAAGATCTCCTTGTTGAAGCCGAACTTCTCGGCCTCGGCCTTCATCTTGTCGTTGCCGAGATCGTCGCTGATCTTGCCGAAGACCGTGTTGCAGGAGTACTGGAGGGCCACCTTGAGCGTGGCGTTCTCGCAGGGAATGTTGCCTTCGTTGTTCAGGGGCTGAGTGCTCAGCGGCAGTTTGAACGGAACCGGGGACCTGGTCGGCTCATCGATGGTGGAGTACAGGCCGTTCTCCAGGGCCGCCGCGGCGGTCACCACCTTGAAGGTGGAGCCGGGCGGGTAGGTCTGGCGCAGCGCCCGGTTCAGCATCGGCGCGTTCTTGTCGTCGAGCAGCTTCTTGTACGCCGCCGAGTCATTGCTGCTGCGCCCGGCGAAAGCGGCCGGGTCGTACGACGGAGTCGAGGCGAGCGCCAGGATGGCGCCGGTCTGCGGGTTGATCGCGGCGACGGCGCCCTTCTTGTCACCGAGCCCCTTGAAGGCGGCTTCCTGGGCGGCGCTGTTGAGCGTCGTGACGACGTTGCCGCCCTTCTTCTTCTCGCCGGTGAACATCGACAGCGTGCGGTCGAAGAAGAGCCGGTTGTCGGTGCCCGAGAGGATGCCGTCGTCGATCTTCTCCAGCTGGGTGGCGTCGAAGACCTGCGAGGCGTAGCCCGTGACGGGCGACCACATCGGGCCGTCCTTCCAGGACCGCTTGAACTTGTAGTACGTGTCCTGGGTGGCGACCGAGCCCGTGATGACCTGGCCGTCGGCGGTGATGATGTTGCCGCGCTCCACGGCGAAGCGCTCGATCTGCACCCGCTTGTTGTTGGCGTTCGCGTTCAGCTCGTCGGCACGGACGTACTGGAGCCAGTTGTCGCGGATC
Coding sequences:
- a CDS encoding peptidoglycan D,D-transpeptidase FtsI family protein, translating into MNKPLRRIAIFCGLLVLALMIRDNWLQYVRADELNANANNKRVQIERFAVERGNIITADGQVITGSVATQDTYYKFKRSWKDGPMWSPVTGYASQVFDATQLEKIDDGILSGTDNRLFFDRTLSMFTGEKKKGGNVVTTLNSAAQEAAFKGLGDKKGAVAAINPQTGAILALASTPSYDPAAFAGRSSNDSAAYKKLLDDKNAPMLNRALRQTYPPGSTFKVVTAAAALENGLYSTIDEPTRSPVPFKLPLSTQPLNNEGNIPCENATLKVALQYSCNTVFGKISDDLGNDKMKAEAEKFGFNKEIFNPVRTDASVFPKDNRPQNAMAGIGQASNRATPLQMAMVAASVANDGKLMKPYMVDQLQAPNLDVLSKTQPEQMSQPVSAANAQKLQKMMEFVVSDGTGTSAQIPGVTVGGKTGTAQHGVGNSGNPYAWFISYAKAGDSSPVAVAVVIEGSDTTRDDIAGGKLAAPIAKDVMKAVLDSKK